One window of the Lactococcus lactis genome contains the following:
- a CDS encoding type I restriction endonuclease codes for MEINKLKDALKSLGTRIETLAPNITNEEQTKNAFIMPFFQTLGYDVFNPLEFVPEFTADVGIKKGEKVDYAMVIDGAPQILIECKSINENLTNHDSQLFRYFGTTSSKFGLLTNGREYRFYTDLDEQNKMDSTPFLTIDLTNIKDNQFLELAKFHKENFDVDKITSSAAELKYLNNLKNFLSDNLNDPTEGFVAYLVSQIYDGIKTKSTLEKFSPIIKKGFNQFITERVNEKLSAALNTSVETKTIDESEELSENTPNDGIITTPEELEAFTVFKVASKDFIDPSRLYYRDTKSYFGILIDDNNRKWVFRFYQKATKNLIEIRDAGTFEIDTTIDIALYQNEIKQAIENHK; via the coding sequence ACAAGAATTGAGACGCTTGCACCAAACATTACCAATGAGGAGCAAACAAAAAATGCCTTTATAATGCCTTTCTTTCAAACATTGGGATATGATGTATTTAACCCTCTTGAATTTGTCCCTGAGTTCACCGCAGATGTTGGTATTAAAAAAGGTGAAAAAGTAGATTACGCTATGGTAATTGATGGTGCACCACAAATTTTAATTGAATGTAAGTCTATTAATGAAAATTTAACAAATCATGATTCACAATTATTCCGATACTTTGGCACTACAAGCTCTAAATTTGGACTTTTAACAAATGGTAGAGAATATCGCTTTTATACAGATCTTGACGAACAAAACAAAATGGATTCTACTCCTTTTTTGACCATCGACCTCACAAATATTAAAGACAATCAATTTTTAGAATTAGCAAAATTTCATAAAGAAAATTTTGATGTAGATAAAATTACTTCTTCTGCTGCCGAGCTAAAGTATCTTAATAACTTGAAAAATTTCTTATCTGATAACTTAAACGACCCAACTGAAGGGTTTGTAGCTTATTTGGTATCACAAATATACGACGGAATAAAAACCAAGAGTACTCTTGAAAAATTTTCTCCAATCATTAAAAAAGGCTTCAACCAATTTATTACTGAAAGGGTAAATGAAAAACTTTCGGCAGCTTTGAATACAAGTGTAGAAACAAAGACAATTGATGAATCTGAAGAATTATCAGAAAATACTCCTAACGATGGAATCATTACGACTCCTGAAGAACTTGAAGCTTTCACCGTATTTAAAGTTGCTTCCAAAGACTTCATAGATCCTTCACGTTTATACTATCGTGATACAAAGAGTTATTTTGGAATTTTAATTGATGATAATAATAGAAAATGGGTTTTTAGATTTTATCAAAAAGCGACAAAAAACCTAATAGAAATTCGTGATGCTGGTACATTTGAGATAGATACCACCATTGATATCGCTTTATATCAAAACGAAATTAAACAAGCTATAGAAAATCATAAATAA
- a CDS encoding glycoside hydrolase family 3 N-terminal domain-containing protein, producing the protein MTKRLKKKAKPVVFLALVLGCALILSGVLGLAGHLNEQESSKTKKKSQLSETKRSSTSPKNMDKNIEQMTLEQKVGQLFMTGMPANNYTQATFDAIEKYQVGSIILTGRSNLSVPEMKDITDKLQGLAPANRKLLISCDQEGGNVQVLQGQGFSQIPDGLTQGSWTADKLQKESQTWGSELYAAGVNFDLAPVADQVLSADFAPQNAPIGYWSRQYAYDKASIISHAQAFTEGMKAAKVLTTAKHFPGLGAVTGNTDISAGVRDDQTNSNSESVQIFKDLISSGTPSIMSATAIYDKIDPNLPGAFSSKMVDGLLRKQLGFDGLVITDDLSNAVQVQSWTPGQRAVLALSAGNDLVLANEPTQIPEMISEVLQKVKADPDFAKKISQSATRVIKVKEEMKLVE; encoded by the coding sequence ATGACTAAGCGCTTAAAGAAAAAAGCAAAACCAGTTGTTTTTCTAGCTCTTGTTCTTGGTTGTGCATTAATTTTATCAGGAGTTCTTGGTTTGGCGGGGCATTTAAACGAACAAGAATCGTCTAAAACAAAAAAGAAAAGTCAATTGTCAGAAACTAAAAGGAGTTCAACTTCCCCAAAAAATATGGATAAAAATATTGAGCAGATGACTTTGGAACAAAAAGTTGGTCAGTTATTTATGACAGGAATGCCAGCAAATAACTATACTCAGGCAACTTTTGATGCGATTGAAAAGTATCAAGTAGGTAGTATTATTTTGACTGGTCGCTCTAATCTCAGTGTCCCAGAAATGAAAGATATTACTGACAAACTACAAGGCTTAGCACCGGCTAATCGCAAACTCTTGATATCCTGTGACCAAGAGGGAGGAAATGTTCAAGTTCTCCAAGGTCAGGGTTTTTCACAGATTCCTGATGGATTAACTCAAGGAAGTTGGACAGCTGATAAATTACAAAAGGAATCACAAACTTGGGGAAGTGAACTTTACGCAGCTGGAGTGAATTTTGACTTAGCACCAGTTGCTGACCAAGTTTTATCTGCCGACTTTGCTCCACAAAATGCTCCAATTGGCTATTGGAGTCGCCAATATGCTTATGATAAAGCAAGTATCATAAGCCATGCTCAAGCATTTACGGAAGGCATGAAAGCAGCCAAGGTTTTGACAACTGCTAAACATTTTCCAGGGCTTGGAGCGGTGACAGGCAATACAGATATCAGTGCAGGTGTTAGAGATGACCAAACGAATTCCAATAGCGAATCTGTTCAAATTTTCAAAGATTTAATCTCTTCTGGGACACCTTCGATTATGTCCGCAACCGCTATTTATGATAAAATTGACCCTAATCTTCCCGGTGCTTTTTCATCCAAAATGGTTGATGGTTTACTACGGAAACAATTAGGCTTTGATGGTTTGGTTATTACAGATGATTTATCAAATGCTGTCCAAGTACAATCATGGACGCCTGGTCAAAGGGCAGTTTTAGCATTGTCAGCAGGAAATGACCTTGTTTTAGCAAATGAGCCTACACAAATTCCAGAAATGATCTCAGAAGTTTTGCAAAAGGTAAAAGCAGACCCAGACTTTGCTAAAAAAATCAGTCAATCAGCCACAAGAGTGATTAAAGTAAAAGAAGAAATGAAACTTGTAGAATAG
- a CDS encoding YpmS family protein yields MENNENQTRKSKTKNSTKPKTEKEEGLKKRPIWKWLFIILLALNIAGVVFIAIRMTSPRDQTVLNQKSTNSSDQKVAQITSTTSQLNELINSYLETYQTKEMTYKFYISNQQAVLDASYKLFGTKIPLYIYFEPLALSDGSISLSVQNISAGSLSLPTSEVLQIVKAYDLPDFVQVESKKNQVVINLSKINVSGNLYIKANQIDLAKGNFVFDFMKKA; encoded by the coding sequence ATGGAAAATAACGAAAATCAAACAAGAAAATCAAAAACAAAAAATTCCACTAAGCCAAAAACTGAAAAAGAAGAAGGCCTTAAAAAACGTCCTATTTGGAAATGGCTCTTTATTATTCTTTTGGCTCTGAATATAGCTGGAGTTGTGTTTATTGCCATTCGCATGACTAGCCCAAGAGATCAAACGGTTCTCAATCAAAAATCAACTAATAGTTCAGACCAAAAGGTTGCTCAGATTACGAGCACAACTTCGCAGCTTAATGAATTGATAAATAGTTATTTAGAAACTTATCAAACTAAAGAAATGACTTATAAGTTTTATATTTCTAATCAACAAGCAGTTCTTGACGCATCTTATAAACTTTTTGGAACCAAAATTCCACTTTATATTTATTTTGAACCTCTGGCACTCTCAGATGGTTCAATTAGTCTATCTGTCCAAAATATTTCTGCTGGAAGTTTGAGTTTACCAACTTCAGAAGTTCTGCAAATTGTTAAGGCATACGACTTGCCAGACTTTGTTCAAGTTGAAAGTAAGAAAAATCAAGTGGTCATTAATTTGTCCAAAATAAATGTCTCAGGTAATCTTTATATTAAAGCGAATCAAATTGATTTAGCCAAAGGGAATTTTGTCTTTGATTTCATGAAAAAAGCCTGA
- a CDS encoding DegV family protein, with product MPIKIVTDSSITIEPGIARELDITIVPLSVTIDGTMYSDDDLKFEDFMVKMAASKNLPKTSQPPVGVFAEVYEKIAAEDDEIISIHLTEALSGTVEAARQGGMLSGRNVTVIDSDFTDQAQKFQVVEAARLAKAGASKEEILEKIKYIRENTELFIGFSTLENLVKGGRVSRMTGLFGSLLQVRVIGTLKDRELSTLLRGRGSKTFYKWLEELSDSISSSGRKIREIGISHAQGLEFSQKAKEVLQKFVEKPISILDTNTTIATHTGPGAWAIMIDYE from the coding sequence ATGCCAATAAAAATTGTGACAGATTCATCCATTACGATTGAGCCAGGAATTGCTCGTGAACTTGACATTACTATTGTTCCGTTGTCAGTAACGATCGATGGAACAATGTATTCAGACGACGACTTGAAGTTTGAAGATTTCATGGTCAAAATGGCTGCATCAAAAAACTTGCCTAAAACAAGTCAGCCACCAGTTGGTGTTTTTGCCGAGGTTTATGAAAAAATTGCTGCTGAGGATGATGAGATTATCTCCATTCATTTAACAGAAGCATTGTCAGGAACAGTAGAAGCAGCACGCCAAGGGGGAATGCTTTCAGGTCGTAACGTAACGGTCATTGATAGTGACTTTACTGACCAAGCACAAAAATTCCAAGTGGTTGAAGCAGCGCGCCTAGCAAAAGCAGGAGCATCTAAAGAAGAAATTTTAGAAAAAATTAAATATATTCGAGAAAATACAGAGCTTTTTATCGGATTTTCAACATTAGAAAATTTGGTTAAAGGTGGTCGTGTTAGTCGAATGACAGGACTATTTGGAAGTCTTTTACAAGTTCGCGTTATTGGAACTTTGAAAGACCGTGAATTGAGTACTCTTTTACGTGGACGTGGAAGTAAAACTTTTTATAAATGGCTTGAAGAACTTTCAGATTCTATTAGTAGTTCTGGACGTAAAATCCGTGAAATTGGAATTTCTCATGCTCAAGGTTTAGAATTTTCACAAAAAGCGAAAGAAGTTTTGCAAAAATTTGTTGAAAAACCTATTTCAATTTTAGATACCAACACGACAATTGCCACACACACAGGTCCTGGAGCTTGGGCAATTATGATTGATTATGAATAA
- a CDS encoding carbohydrate ABC transporter permease gives MKRTRKQSLLRTLLYVILIVYAFITFYPFMWALAASFKPLSEITSGSLSLFSKHFTIEQYRYLFSPASGSMFTQWLVNSVIVSVIGTAINIFLNTMAGYSLARLTFPGRKQFYYGILAMMMVPAQVLLIPNYLIIKNLGMLDTFWALILPAAINIGNIFMMRQFFLSFPKDVEEAARIDGLSRVGTFFRIVMPLAKPSIATQAVFVFMGFWNNFLSPMLYLHTPSKFTLTVGLQMLQSADQGGQMWNRVMAASILTIIPIIILYIIFNRYFLQGVRMDGEK, from the coding sequence TTGAAAAGAACTAGAAAACAGAGTCTGCTTCGAACGCTGCTCTATGTGATTTTAATTGTTTATGCTTTTATTACTTTTTATCCCTTCATGTGGGCTTTAGCCGCATCTTTTAAACCATTATCTGAGATAACGAGTGGAAGTTTATCACTATTTTCAAAACACTTTACGATTGAGCAATACCGATATCTCTTTAGTCCAGCTTCTGGTTCAATGTTTACGCAATGGTTAGTTAATTCAGTGATAGTTTCGGTTATTGGCACAGCAATCAATATTTTTCTAAATACAATGGCAGGATATAGTCTAGCAAGATTAACATTTCCAGGGCGTAAACAATTTTATTATGGAATTTTAGCCATGATGATGGTACCTGCTCAAGTACTCTTAATTCCCAATTATTTGATTATCAAAAACTTAGGAATGTTAGATACTTTTTGGGCGCTGATTTTACCAGCAGCGATTAATATTGGAAATATCTTTATGATGAGACAATTTTTCTTAAGCTTTCCAAAAGATGTTGAAGAAGCTGCCCGAATTGATGGATTATCTCGTGTTGGAACATTTTTTCGTATTGTAATGCCACTTGCAAAGCCTTCAATCGCAACGCAGGCAGTCTTTGTTTTTATGGGATTTTGGAATAACTTTCTTTCACCAATGTTATATTTACATACACCGAGCAAATTTACTTTAACAGTTGGTCTACAAATGCTCCAGTCAGCTGATCAAGGCGGACAGATGTGGAATCGCGTCATGGCTGCTTCAATCTTAACAATTATCCCAATTATCATTTTGTATATTATATTTAACCGTTATTTCTTACAAGGAGTTCGAATGGACGGAGAAAAATAA
- a CDS encoding ABC transporter substrate-binding protein has product MKTWKKVSLISLTLVGAIGLVACGNSASGSKNTQTKTLTVGYWKGSDTENATFDKLVKNFEKENKVNVKPKVYTDITTQLPTDLSGGTAPDVFYIDSSFCPYLQKEGVLNDLSKVVNKDDFYSSIAKAFESDGKIYAAPKDVSTLAIYVNKDIFAKAGIDVNSIPKSYEEFIKWAPSAQAKIDVAYGKGKIYLMNMNADLTRNWQFITADGQNPITKAGKADLSNPTILKNLGTVVDMFNTGAVATPQQVGVGDEGAGFGNGKFAMALTGNWNFQVFNTQYKDLHYTIIPNLTYQGKEMTMQYTVGWGEYKDTKAKSLADKWIQYVTGKDGMSTWTNGVGTLATRPDVADSSTFLKANPLLQVHQDSIKFATPWQDGTNLTTLVSSYGNFIPNVFKKGATAADLKAAMKQADQDANSKISK; this is encoded by the coding sequence ATGAAAACTTGGAAAAAAGTTTCGCTCATCAGTCTGACTTTGGTTGGTGCAATAGGATTAGTCGCTTGCGGTAATTCTGCTTCTGGCTCGAAAAATACCCAAACGAAAACGCTGACAGTCGGTTATTGGAAAGGCTCTGATACCGAAAATGCCACTTTTGATAAATTGGTTAAAAATTTTGAAAAAGAAAATAAAGTCAATGTTAAACCCAAAGTCTATACGGATATTACAACCCAACTTCCGACTGATCTTTCTGGTGGAACTGCTCCCGATGTTTTTTACATTGACTCTTCTTTCTGTCCTTATTTGCAAAAGGAAGGTGTCTTAAATGACCTATCAAAAGTTGTCAATAAAGATGATTTTTATTCATCAATTGCTAAAGCATTTGAAAGTGATGGAAAAATTTACGCTGCACCAAAAGATGTATCAACTTTAGCAATTTATGTCAATAAAGACATTTTTGCTAAAGCAGGAATCGATGTAAATTCAATCCCAAAATCTTATGAAGAATTTATCAAATGGGCGCCAAGCGCTCAAGCGAAAATTGATGTAGCTTACGGCAAAGGCAAAATTTATTTGATGAATATGAATGCTGATTTGACCAGAAACTGGCAATTTATCACAGCTGATGGACAAAATCCAATTACAAAAGCTGGCAAAGCAGATTTATCAAATCCAACCATTTTGAAAAATCTGGGAACTGTCGTTGATATGTTCAATACTGGAGCAGTAGCGACGCCTCAACAAGTCGGTGTCGGTGATGAAGGTGCTGGTTTTGGAAATGGAAAATTTGCCATGGCGCTGACAGGAAACTGGAATTTCCAAGTTTTCAATACTCAATACAAAGATCTTCATTACACAATCATTCCTAACTTAACTTACCAAGGAAAAGAAATGACCATGCAATACACGGTCGGTTGGGGTGAATACAAAGATACTAAAGCAAAATCACTTGCTGACAAATGGATTCAATATGTCACAGGAAAAGATGGAATGTCAACTTGGACAAACGGTGTTGGGACACTTGCGACGCGTCCAGATGTTGCTGACAGCTCAACTTTCTTAAAAGCAAATCCTTTACTTCAAGTCCATCAAGATTCAATTAAATTTGCAACCCCTTGGCAAGATGGGACCAATCTGACAACTCTTGTTTCATCATACGGAAACTTTATTCCAAATGTTTTCAAGAAAGGGGCAACCGCTGCCGACTTGAAAGCCGCAATGAAACAGGCAGACCAAGATGCCAATAGCAAAATATCAAAATAA
- a CDS encoding Ltp family lipoprotein → MKKIALIGVTMLTAISLAACSLSSNSGSKNSEKSTTESSNKPTLEIPGSVVADNSKTAEITGKTTPNTKVKIGYGIIGDKVTSDKDGNFTLKYELDEVNDQDIVEITAKNGGGKTTKEITIKQNPEVIKKKEADAKAKADAEAKAKADEEAKAKAEADAKAKEKATADSKAKEDAAAREKATADSKAKEDAARKAADEAAAREAALPREYKDALSKGEDYLSYTAFSKLGLKEQLLYEGYPDTAAQYAIDNIKTDWNIQALKKAQDYLSYDSFSDAGLREQLIYEQFTSTEADYAIANINK, encoded by the coding sequence ATGAAAAAAATAGCACTTATTGGAGTAACTATGCTTACTGCTATTTCATTAGCTGCATGTTCTCTGAGTAGTAATTCGGGGTCAAAGAATAGCGAAAAAAGCACAACCGAATCAAGTAATAAACCTACGCTTGAAATTCCTGGGTCTGTTGTCGCAGATAATTCAAAAACTGCTGAAATTACTGGTAAAACAACACCAAATACCAAAGTAAAAATTGGATATGGTATTATAGGTGATAAAGTGACCTCTGATAAAGATGGTAATTTTACTTTAAAATATGAACTAGACGAAGTAAATGATCAAGATATAGTTGAAATAACTGCAAAAAATGGTGGTGGTAAAACCACTAAAGAAATTACTATCAAACAGAATCCTGAAGTAATTAAGAAAAAAGAAGCCGATGCCAAAGCAAAGGCTGACGCAGAAGCTAAGGCTAAAGCTGATGAAGAAGCTAAAGCTAAAGCCGAAGCTGATGCTAAGGCAAAAGAAAAGGCGACAGCTGATTCTAAAGCAAAAGAGGATGCCGCAGCAAGAGAAAAAGCCACGGCTGACTCTAAAGCAAAAGAGGATGCAGCAAGAAAAGCGGCTGATGAAGCCGCAGCCCGAGAAGCCGCACTTCCTAGGGAATATAAGGATGCACTTAGCAAAGGAGAGGACTATCTAAGCTATACCGCATTTTCAAAATTGGGTCTTAAAGAACAACTATTATACGAAGGGTACCCTGATACCGCTGCTCAATACGCAATTGATAATATAAAGACTGATTGGAATATTCAGGCATTAAAAAAAGCCCAAGATTATTTGAGCTATGATTCTTTTTCCGATGCTGGTCTAAGGGAACAATTAATTTATGAACAATTCACCTCAACTGAAGCTGACTATGCAATAGCAAACATTAATAAATAA
- a CDS encoding SGNH/GDSL hydrolase family protein, with protein MNNKSKNMMKNFIRTFAGLLLAILLILGFFLLVFPKAGDRFSADKKVSTLSEKNLTYAALGDSLTEGVGDATGQGGFVPLFAKDIENKTDSSVSSQNFGKAGDTSTQIYNRMMKSKKITDGLKKADIITITIGGNDVLKVIRDNVSKLSSMTEKDFTKPEQLYQARVKKLLDKIREDNPKAQIYVLGIYNPFYLNFPELTVMQNVIDSWNTATAGVVSQEKNTYFIPINDLLYKGSGDKQAVESGSTSDAVSNNLLYTEDHFHPNNVGYQLMADAVFASYKEVNQK; from the coding sequence ATGAATAATAAATCTAAAAATATGATGAAAAATTTTATACGTACATTTGCCGGCTTGTTGCTGGCAATTTTGCTAATTTTAGGATTCTTTTTGCTTGTTTTTCCAAAGGCAGGTGACCGATTTTCAGCTGACAAAAAAGTTTCAACTCTGTCAGAAAAAAATCTGACTTATGCAGCTTTAGGAGATTCACTGACAGAAGGAGTTGGAGATGCCACAGGACAAGGTGGTTTTGTCCCTTTATTTGCCAAAGATATTGAGAATAAGACAGATAGCTCTGTCAGTAGTCAAAATTTTGGGAAAGCTGGAGATACAAGTACTCAAATCTATAATCGTATGATGAAAAGTAAAAAAATTACTGACGGCTTAAAAAAGGCTGATATCATTACGATTACCATTGGAGGAAATGACGTCTTAAAGGTCATTCGTGATAATGTCAGCAAACTCTCATCAATGACAGAAAAAGATTTTACTAAGCCAGAGCAACTTTATCAAGCACGGGTGAAAAAATTATTAGATAAAATTCGCGAAGACAATCCCAAAGCGCAGATTTATGTCCTCGGAATTTACAATCCTTTTTATCTTAATTTTCCTGAGCTTACAGTCATGCAGAATGTGATTGATAGCTGGAATACAGCGACTGCTGGCGTTGTAAGTCAAGAAAAGAACACTTATTTTATTCCAATCAATGACTTACTTTATAAGGGTTCAGGAGATAAACAAGCGGTTGAATCTGGCAGTACATCCGATGCAGTTTCCAATAACTTACTTTATACAGAAGACCATTTCCACCCAAATAACGTAGGTTATCAACTTATGGCTGATGCAGTATTTGCAAGTTATAAGGAGGTCAACCAAAAATGA
- a CDS encoding carbohydrate ABC transporter permease — protein sequence MEKQKSSKRARGEMIQAYGFLAPALLVILIFFVLSILFAVYLSFNNVNLIAHNYQWNNFKNYTNLLGDKQLLRALENTGFFALVVVPVQTIIALVIAYILANKGIKGKTVFRLIYFLPTLTSSAALTLILMFIFNLNGPINGLLESLHLISQPINFINDTNWTLKVIMIMNIWSTVPYFMTIYLASLVDLPDSMYEAAEIDGANVFDKLRYITIPYLRPITTFVLLTGIIGTFQMFDQAYIFSGGTGGPANSTLTVSLLIFQYAFGQNNQMGYAAVIAIILAIIIFVVARIAEKLNGGNGFEKN from the coding sequence ATGGAAAAACAAAAATCGAGTAAAAGAGCCAGAGGTGAAATGATTCAAGCTTATGGATTTTTAGCTCCTGCCCTTCTTGTTATTCTCATATTCTTTGTGCTGTCAATTTTATTTGCAGTTTATTTGTCATTTAACAATGTCAATCTTATTGCGCACAATTATCAATGGAATAATTTTAAAAATTACACTAACCTTTTAGGGGATAAACAACTTCTTCGAGCATTAGAAAATACAGGTTTCTTTGCTTTAGTTGTGGTACCAGTTCAAACGATTATTGCTTTGGTCATCGCTTATATTTTGGCAAATAAAGGCATTAAAGGAAAAACTGTTTTTCGTTTAATTTATTTTTTACCGACATTGACAAGTTCAGCAGCTTTGACTTTAATCCTCATGTTTATTTTTAATCTAAATGGTCCAATCAATGGTCTCTTAGAAAGCCTTCATCTGATTAGCCAACCAATTAATTTTATAAATGACACCAATTGGACTTTAAAGGTAATCATGATAATGAATATTTGGTCAACAGTACCCTATTTTATGACCATTTATCTCGCTTCTTTGGTTGATTTACCAGATTCAATGTATGAAGCTGCTGAAATTGATGGGGCGAACGTTTTTGATAAATTACGTTATATCACCATTCCTTATCTTCGACCAATTACTACCTTTGTGTTACTGACAGGGATTATTGGAACTTTTCAAATGTTTGACCAAGCTTATATTTTTTCGGGTGGAACAGGTGGACCAGCTAATAGTACGCTGACCGTCAGCCTTTTAATTTTCCAATATGCTTTTGGTCAAAATAATCAAATGGGCTATGCAGCAGTTATTGCAATCATTTTGGCAATTATTATCTTTGTAGTCGCTCGAATTGCTGAGAAATTAAACGGAGGAAACGGTTTTGAAAAGAACTAG
- a CDS encoding HU family DNA-binding protein: MANKQDLIAEVAAKTGLTKKDSEKAVNAFGEVVTEFLAKGEKVQLIGFGTFETRERAAREGRNPQTGEAIKIAATVVPAFKAGKALKDAVK, translated from the coding sequence ATGGCTAACAAACAAGATCTTATCGCTGAAGTTGCAGCAAAAACAGGATTGACTAAAAAAGATTCAGAAAAAGCAGTTAATGCTTTTGGTGAAGTTGTAACTGAATTCCTTGCAAAAGGTGAAAAAGTTCAATTGATCGGTTTTGGTACTTTCGAAACTCGCGAACGCGCAGCTCGTGAAGGACGTAACCCACAAACTGGTGAAGCAATCAAAATCGCTGCTACAGTTGTTCCTGCATTCAAAGCTGGTAAAGCATTGAAAGACGCAGTTAAATAA
- a CDS encoding tyrosine-type recombinase/integrase, which yields MWIEDLANGKYKYFERYRDPLTEKLKKVSVTLDKKTPRAQKVAQAELLEKIESKINNSSTSNAKFTDIAEEWWSFYKKSIKQSSISALQSSFNFIIDYFDKEIKISNVTSKVIQKFINDADCPRSKLERSKSTLNLIFDYAVDLEYIEYNPARKAKLPKKIQTVKDLEKIQNKYLEQNELKALLSELYSRPNTRRLALLAEFMSLNGCRMGEAIALKKENYKRSERKIDIHGTLDKTVGYSKGVKTTPKTASSFRTVDLSDREIEILDEIIEQNNLSKSVRNDYNEMGYIFVSKRGIPLQTNSFNLAIKRANSRLKSPINKNLSSHIFRHTLISYLAENNVPLKAIVDRVGHKDGGKTTTAIYTHVTENMKSSIIDILNKKN from the coding sequence ATGTGGATAGAAGATTTAGCGAATGGTAAGTACAAATATTTTGAAAGATATAGAGACCCATTGACAGAAAAATTAAAAAAGGTTTCTGTTACCCTTGATAAAAAAACTCCACGAGCACAGAAAGTTGCACAGGCAGAACTCCTTGAAAAAATAGAATCTAAAATTAATAACAGTTCTACTTCCAATGCTAAATTTACAGATATAGCTGAAGAATGGTGGAGCTTTTATAAAAAATCAATAAAACAATCCTCCATTAGTGCTCTTCAAAGTTCTTTTAATTTTATAATTGATTATTTTGACAAGGAAATTAAAATATCAAATGTTACATCTAAAGTTATACAAAAATTTATAAATGATGCAGACTGTCCTCGTAGCAAGTTAGAACGCTCAAAATCAACCCTAAATCTTATATTTGATTATGCTGTTGATTTAGAATACATTGAATATAATCCAGCTCGAAAAGCTAAACTTCCAAAAAAGATTCAGACAGTAAAGGATTTAGAGAAGATACAAAATAAATACCTTGAACAAAACGAATTAAAAGCCCTACTTTCAGAACTGTACAGCAGGCCAAACACTCGTAGATTGGCTTTACTTGCTGAGTTCATGTCATTGAATGGATGTCGAATGGGAGAGGCGATAGCTTTAAAAAAAGAAAATTATAAAAGAAGTGAACGAAAAATAGACATTCACGGTACTTTAGATAAAACGGTTGGTTATTCAAAAGGAGTTAAAACAACTCCTAAAACCGCATCTAGTTTTAGAACAGTAGATTTGAGTGACCGAGAAATAGAGATATTAGACGAAATAATTGAACAAAATAATTTGTCCAAATCTGTAAGAAACGATTATAACGAAATGGGCTATATTTTCGTTTCTAAGCGTGGTATTCCGTTGCAGACAAACTCCTTTAACCTTGCAATTAAAAGAGCAAATTCTCGCCTTAAATCGCCAATAAACAAGAATCTATCAAGCCATATCTTCCGTCATACATTAATAAGCTATCTGGCAGAAAACAATGTTCCCCTCAAAGCAATTGTCGATAGAGTAGGACATAAAGACGGAGGTAAGACTACAACAGCTATATATACTCACGTTACCGAAAATATGAAATCTTCGATAATAGATATACTAAATAAAAAGAACTGA
- the trhA gene encoding PAQR family membrane homeostasis protein TrhA has product MEETQGSKTYQILNEIFNAVTHGAGTGLAIAALVLLVIKGAASGSALEVVAFTIYGASLVILFLCSTLAHSLHFTKAVKVFRVFDHNGIFFLIAGTYTPYCLVALNNWLGWIVLAVIWICSILGIVLTSIYLPKWGKTPKLSTVLYVVLGWMILIVIYPLWNALHPVGFWLLVAGGVVYSVGALIYHFKFPFAHVVWHLFVLLAAMLMFFSVYLYVG; this is encoded by the coding sequence ATGGAAGAAACACAAGGTTCAAAAACCTATCAGATTCTCAATGAGATTTTCAATGCAGTTACTCATGGAGCAGGAACTGGTCTAGCAATTGCAGCATTAGTTCTCCTTGTCATTAAAGGTGCCGCATCTGGTTCTGCACTTGAAGTGGTTGCTTTTACAATCTATGGAGCTTCGTTAGTCATTCTTTTTCTATGTTCAACTTTAGCGCACAGTTTACATTTTACTAAAGCAGTCAAAGTCTTTCGAGTTTTTGACCACAACGGAATTTTCTTTTTGATTGCTGGAACTTATACCCCTTACTGTTTAGTTGCTTTAAACAATTGGCTAGGTTGGATTGTCCTAGCAGTTATTTGGATATGTTCTATTTTAGGGATTGTTTTAACATCAATCTACTTACCAAAATGGGGTAAAACACCAAAATTATCAACCGTTTTATACGTCGTTCTTGGTTGGATGATTTTAATTGTCATTTATCCTTTATGGAACGCCCTGCATCCCGTAGGTTTCTGGCTTTTAGTCGCTGGTGGCGTTGTTTATTCTGTTGGAGCACTCATCTATCACTTTAAATTTCCTTTTGCCCATGTGGTATGGCACCTCTTTGTTTTACTGGCTGCAATGCTCATGTTCTTCTCTGTTTACCTTTATGTGGGATAA